The Juglans regia cultivar Chandler chromosome 2, Walnut 2.0, whole genome shotgun sequence genome includes a window with the following:
- the LOC109004821 gene encoding uncharacterized protein LOC109004821, with translation MAASSPALTHNTPATAAANISAHRTDTPPKTLRGLNKPKCQICGNVARSRCPFKSCKSCCSRDQNPCPIHVLKAHATVPDKTLTSSTPMFDQQATEASPSGSSLRVVSLRQLSNNFAQFNNVQIPLRSRKPLTRKDAAAINEWRFSKLKEYKDRNIEVEDEAFDRYMQNISLLEEVFLVKSIIEGSIEDESSVSNPNVTSLEANTEMLVSGLKLRLRSNTIRADNFKQRIQQIVDQGLKKLQKPDLNDGINEPSDQDEPNEGPKKAKIGKKEKASAMSDLIDKLNKARNEEDLKSCLEMKLQLFNQDTISSKKEIKDAAPKDQIPKVDSEPREVLPYSLKKLISTTEIDEETLNRIDAHFSSLEQIRRL, from the exons ATGGCGGCCTCATCGCCAGCCCTAACCCATAACACCCCCGCCACCGCCGCGGCTAACATCTCGGCGCACCGTACGGACACGCCGCCTAAGACCCTTCGCGGGCTCAACAAGCCCAAGTGTCAGATATGTGGCAATGTTGCTCGCTCCAG GTGTCCGTTCAAGTCATGCAAGAGTTGCTGTTCGAGAGATCAAAACCCTTGTCCTATTCACG TTTTGAAAGCACATGCAACTGTCCCAGACAAGACACTGACTTCTAGCACTCCTATGTTTGACCAGCAGGCAACTGAGGCATCTCCCTCAGG GTCTTCACTTAGAGTTGTATCACTTCGGCAACTTTCCAACAATTTTGCCCAGTTTAATAATGTGCAAATACCACTACGATCAAGAAAGCCACTGACTAGAAAG GATGCTGCGGCGATTAATGAATGGAGATTTTCCAAGTTAAAGGAATACAAGGACAGAAACATCGAAGTGGAGGATGAAGCTTTTGACCGATATATGCAGAATATTAGTTTACTTGAAGAAGTATTTTTGGTGAAATCTATTATTGAAGGGTCCATTGAGGACGAGTCCTCTGTTTCAAATCCCAACGTTACTTCCTTGGAGGCCAACACTGAGATGTTGGTCTCAGGACTGAAGTTGCGGCTAAGATCAAACACAATAAGAGCTGATAACTTCAAACAGAGGATACAACAAATTGTTGATCAGGGATTAAAGAAGCTTCAGAAGCCTGATTTGAATGATGGCATTAATGAACCAAGTGACCAAGATGAACCTAATGAAGGACCCAAAAAGGCCAAAAttgggaagaaggagaaggctTCGGCCATGAGTGATCTGATTGATAAGTTGAACAAAGCTCGGAATGAGGAGGATCTTAAGTCTTGCTTGGAGATGAAATTACAGCTTTTTAATCAGGACACAATCTCtagtaaaaaagaaatcaaagatGCAGCCCCTAAGGACCAGATTCCTAAAGTTGATTCAGAACCCAGAGAAGTGTTGCcttattctttgaaaaaattgattagcACGACAGAAATTGATGAAGAAACTCTCAACAGGATTGATGCACATTTCTCTTCCCTTGAGCAGATACGTCGTCTATGA